In Nitrosophilus alvini, the following are encoded in one genomic region:
- a CDS encoding AtpZ/AtpI family protein: MGKQPKYRKIIEGAEALSLGVSIVVAILIGVGIGIWMKNLFGYSWLLWLGVFWGVAAAGLNIYKAYQKQKKELDELKNDPKYKNYIDKSDETDFEGQDVYEK; this comes from the coding sequence ATGGGTAAGCAGCCAAAATACAGAAAGATAATTGAAGGTGCCGAGGCATTGTCTCTGGGTGTCTCTATTGTTGTAGCTATACTTATAGGGGTAGGGATTGGAATATGGATGAAAAACTTATTTGGATATTCATGGCTTTTGTGGTTGGGAGTTTTCTGGGGGGTAGCTGCAGCCGGTTTGAATATCTACAAAGCATACCAGAAACAGAAAAAAGAGCTTGATGAGCTTAAAAACGATCCAAAATACAAAAACTATATCGACAAAAGCGATGAGACCGATTTTGAAGGACAGGATGTTTATGAGAAATAG
- the hemL gene encoding glutamate-1-semialdehyde 2,1-aminomutase, producing the protein MKIQNSIKAFEEAQKYIPGGVDSPVRAFKSVGGTPVFIEKGEGAYLYDIDSNRYIDYVQSWGPLIFGHADEKTLEAVTETAKKGLSFGAPTLLETELAKEITDLFDTVDKVRFVNSGTEAVMSAIRLARGYTGRDDIVKFEGCYHGHSDSLLVQAGSGAATFGNPSSPGVPADFTKHTLLARYNDIESVKKCFESSSEIACVILEPIAGNMGLVPADEEFLKELRSLCDENGTLLIFDEVMSGFRASLKGAQGLTDVKPDLVTLGKVIGGGMPVGAFGGREEIMNSLSPEGPVYQAGTLSGNPVAMAAGLSTIKRLKENPDIYEVLENRAKKLVGGMKEAAEKCGIALQIDVRGSMFGFFFNENPVKNFDDALKSDTELFAKFHAAMIERGVYFACSQFEAGFICTETTDELIDETIEKAKEVFGIIK; encoded by the coding sequence ATGAAAATCCAAAATAGTATCAAAGCTTTTGAAGAAGCTCAAAAGTATATACCGGGTGGAGTCGATTCTCCTGTAAGGGCGTTTAAAAGCGTGGGAGGTACGCCAGTTTTTATAGAAAAAGGTGAAGGTGCATATCTGTACGATATCGATTCCAACAGATATATAGACTATGTGCAAAGCTGGGGGCCGTTGATTTTTGGACATGCAGATGAAAAGACACTTGAAGCGGTTACGGAAACTGCAAAAAAGGGCCTTAGCTTTGGTGCTCCTACCCTTTTGGAAACAGAGCTGGCAAAAGAGATAACAGATCTTTTTGACACTGTTGATAAGGTTAGGTTTGTAAATAGTGGAACAGAAGCGGTTATGAGTGCAATCAGGCTGGCAAGAGGATATACAGGACGTGATGATATTGTTAAATTTGAAGGGTGCTATCACGGCCATAGCGACTCACTGCTCGTTCAGGCGGGAAGCGGTGCCGCTACTTTTGGAAATCCAAGCTCTCCCGGAGTTCCGGCTGACTTTACAAAGCATACTCTGCTGGCAAGATACAATGATATAGAAAGTGTAAAAAAGTGTTTCGAGTCAAGCAGTGAAATAGCATGTGTTATCTTAGAGCCTATTGCAGGAAATATGGGGCTTGTACCTGCTGATGAAGAGTTTTTGAAGGAACTTAGATCTCTTTGTGATGAAAACGGTACACTATTGATTTTCGACGAGGTTATGAGCGGATTTAGAGCAAGTCTGAAAGGTGCGCAGGGGCTTACTGATGTAAAGCCTGATCTTGTAACACTTGGAAAAGTCATAGGCGGTGGAATGCCGGTAGGAGCTTTTGGAGGAAGAGAAGAGATAATGAACAGCCTGTCTCCTGAAGGCCCTGTTTATCAGGCAGGAACTCTAAGCGGAAATCCGGTTGCAATGGCTGCGGGGCTTTCTACTATCAAACGCCTTAAAGAAAATCCTGATATATATGAAGTTTTAGAAAACCGTGCCAAAAAACTTGTGGGGGGTATGAAAGAAGCAGCCGAGAAATGCGGCATAGCTCTGCAGATAGATGTAAGAGGAAGTATGTTTGGATTTTTCTTCAATGAAAATCCTGTAAAAAATTTTGACGATGCATTAAAATCAGATACTGAGCTTTTCGCAAAATTTCATGCAGCGATGATAGAAAGAGGTGTTTATTTTGCCTGCAGTCAGTTTGAAGCAGGATTTATCTGTACTGAAACGACAGATGAGCTTATAGATGAAACTATAGAAAAAGCGAAAGAGGTATTCGGTATCATTAAGTAG
- a CDS encoding energy transducer TonB yields MSRKRQAFFISFIIHSIVLLLFYYEIKTPEIPSLKAKERKSISLNLSSFNQQQKTEQIKNVPIKPTPRTKPKPKPKIVKKEAPKPKPKPKSKPKSKPKPKPKPKPKPKPSPLPKPEPKSKPKPKPTPAPVQTPEPELEPEPKPESKPESKPEPKPKSTPTPTQASPLSSSLKKLPSLTDISKSIEDEKYRKLYKDDFDTFTKGQKEFIRENLDKIGEITQRYLSQRGYPVIAARTGQQGVCIVEFYLHPNGDISGLKVIKSSDYTILDKNSIETIETAYKDYPRPRETTKIKIYVQYKLIQ; encoded by the coding sequence ATGTCAAGAAAAAGGCAAGCTTTTTTTATATCATTTATAATTCATTCTATTGTACTTTTACTCTTTTATTACGAAATAAAGACACCTGAAATACCCTCTTTAAAAGCAAAAGAGAGAAAGAGCATATCTTTAAATCTATCAAGCTTTAACCAACAACAAAAAACGGAACAGATAAAGAACGTGCCTATAAAACCTACTCCAAGGACCAAACCTAAACCAAAACCCAAGATAGTAAAGAAAGAGGCACCAAAACCAAAGCCAAAGCCAAAATCTAAGCCAAAATCTAAGCCAAAACCTAAACCTAAACCTAAGCCTAAGCCTAAACCAAGTCCCCTGCCAAAACCTGAACCCAAATCCAAACCAAAACCTAAGCCCACCCCTGCACCGGTACAAACACCTGAGCCCGAATTAGAGCCTGAACCCAAACCTGAGTCTAAGCCTGAGTCTAAGCCTGAGCCCAAGCCTAAATCCACACCAACACCGACACAAGCATCTCCTCTCTCATCTTCACTAAAAAAACTTCCCTCACTTACAGATATAAGCAAATCAATTGAAGATGAAAAATATAGAAAACTATATAAGGATGATTTCGATACCTTTACAAAAGGACAAAAAGAGTTTATCAGAGAAAATCTGGACAAAATAGGAGAGATAACACAACGCTATCTCAGTCAAAGAGGATATCCTGTAATTGCCGCCAGAACAGGACAACAAGGAGTCTGTATAGTTGAATTTTATCTCCATCCAAACGGGGATATAAGCGGTCTGAAAGTTATAAAAAGCTCAGACTACACCATACTCGATAAAAACTCTATAGAAACGATTGAGACAGCATATAAAGACTATCCGAGACCGCGGGAAACAACAAAAATCAAAATATACGTTCAGTATAAACTTATTCAATAA
- a CDS encoding TonB-dependent receptor plug domain-containing protein produces the protein MCSKFKFLMITAIVLLNSRFVYAEEPDKILTQISGELEKYKEVATKTKENIHYQPFIISVYEGKELEKLGITNLKEALELVPGVDMATDNIDNKTPIFRGSNPFAYGQSKLIIDGVVVNDLMYDGYSNYLYMPIEVIKRIEVVRGPGSKTDGVNAYAGSINVITYAEEFKQLKNKDTLFIKAGSYNYKAAGFVKNYKKGDLKIYTDFYYQKDNKKLPIGYDGLSQGIFGDINKKLSRSGKAPLWLRNYSLGITAKYHDFTLKARTLYYKHGSAYGINAILPEDEDFMKFPSNYMEISYDKKRKNIETVLKAGIKFDSFYSQSKLAPDGFVLPSLSNPSIPVPYPNGFYGIHEAKQRTFYHSSFLKYTGIDKHKLTFGYYLSKEETYKVVTKTTDRDTGTGLVDYSDSYPFFDEDAKRYTYIISFQDKYDYSDKLSLSYGLNYENNTHIKGQLNPRVSFVYLKDSENIFKAMYSRSHRNPSWQELYTKNNRARRGNPDLKPEIVHAFETAYIKKFSADSYMQANLFYLINKDQINKANAENEYRNAMDTDIYGLELEYKGNITHKDLIYMTYSYVDGKDNEDHHLANVAKHMIKGYYLYNITSKVAWSLTGKYVGSKERVYYDNRDELDPYYCFDTSLRYRNYKKKYTLQFSVKNMFNNSIKYPSEPYTYYDDYPQEGRNYMFTFKKEF, from the coding sequence ATGTGCTCAAAGTTTAAGTTTTTAATGATAACAGCTATCGTTTTATTGAATAGCAGGTTTGTATATGCGGAGGAGCCGGACAAAATATTGACACAAATAAGCGGCGAACTTGAAAAATATAAAGAGGTTGCTACAAAGACAAAAGAGAATATCCACTATCAGCCCTTTATTATATCAGTTTATGAGGGAAAGGAACTTGAAAAACTGGGTATTACAAATCTAAAAGAGGCTCTCGAACTTGTTCCCGGTGTGGATATGGCAACAGATAATATCGATAACAAAACACCTATCTTTAGAGGCTCCAATCCTTTCGCATACGGTCAGTCGAAACTTATAATAGACGGTGTTGTTGTAAACGATCTGATGTATGACGGATACTCCAACTATCTATATATGCCGATAGAAGTTATCAAAAGGATAGAGGTAGTCAGAGGACCGGGAAGTAAAACGGATGGAGTTAATGCATATGCAGGGTCTATAAATGTCATAACATATGCGGAAGAGTTTAAACAGTTGAAAAACAAAGACACACTATTTATAAAGGCTGGGTCATATAATTACAAAGCGGCTGGATTTGTAAAAAACTATAAAAAAGGGGATCTTAAAATATATACAGATTTTTACTATCAAAAAGATAATAAAAAGTTGCCTATAGGCTATGATGGGTTGAGTCAAGGTATTTTTGGTGATATTAATAAAAAACTTTCAAGGTCAGGCAAAGCTCCTTTGTGGCTTAGAAACTACTCTCTTGGTATTACTGCAAAGTATCATGATTTTACTCTTAAAGCGAGAACGCTTTACTATAAGCATGGAAGTGCATACGGTATAAACGCCATTTTGCCGGAAGATGAAGATTTTATGAAATTTCCAAGTAATTATATGGAGATTTCCTATGATAAAAAAAGAAAGAATATTGAAACAGTTTTAAAAGCAGGCATTAAATTTGATAGTTTCTATAGTCAGTCAAAACTTGCTCCTGATGGTTTTGTGCTTCCCAGTCTTTCTAATCCCTCCATACCAGTGCCTTACCCAAATGGCTTTTATGGTATACATGAAGCTAAACAGAGAACCTTTTATCATTCCAGCTTTTTGAAATATACTGGCATAGATAAGCATAAATTGACGTTCGGTTACTATCTGTCAAAAGAGGAGACCTACAAGGTAGTCACTAAAACTACTGACAGAGATACCGGCACAGGTCTTGTGGACTATAGCGACTCCTATCCTTTTTTCGATGAGGATGCAAAAAGATATACCTATATCATCTCTTTTCAGGATAAATACGACTACAGTGATAAACTGAGTCTTTCGTACGGTCTCAACTATGAAAACAACACACATATAAAAGGGCAGCTAAATCCCAGAGTATCTTTTGTCTATCTAAAAGATAGCGAAAACATCTTCAAAGCTATGTATAGCCGGTCTCACAGAAACCCCTCATGGCAGGAGTTATATACGAAAAATAATCGTGCAAGAAGAGGAAATCCGGATCTAAAACCGGAGATAGTTCACGCTTTTGAGACCGCATATATAAAAAAGTTTTCTGCTGACAGTTATATGCAGGCAAATCTTTTCTATCTCATAAACAAAGACCAGATAAACAAGGCAAACGCCGAAAACGAATATCGAAATGCTATGGATACAGATATCTATGGTCTTGAACTTGAATATAAGGGGAACATAACACACAAAGATCTTATATATATGACATATTCCTATGTGGACGGTAAAGATAATGAAGATCACCATCTGGCCAATGTCGCAAAGCATATGATAAAGGGATACTATCTCTACAACATCACAAGCAAAGTTGCATGGAGTCTGACGGGAAAATATGTGGGCTCCAAAGAGCGGGTATATTATGATAACAGAGATGAACTTGATCCATATTATTGCTTCGATACGTCACTGAGGTACAGAAACTACAAAAAAAAGTATACTTTGCAGTTTTCTGTAAAAAATATGTTTAATAACAGCATAAAATACCCTTCTGAGCCGTATACGTATTATGATGATTATCCGCAGGAAGGAAGAAACTATATGTTTACATTTAAGAAAGAGTTTTAG